In Ischnura elegans chromosome 6, ioIscEleg1.1, whole genome shotgun sequence, one genomic interval encodes:
- the LOC124161289 gene encoding uncharacterized protein LOC124161289 isoform X2 has protein sequence MTPKYQSRLIFTAEQEKCLADYLITCSKLCYGQSTRNTRELAYEMAVVNSIQVPKNWHDDSAAGLDWLRLFLKRNPNLSIRQPENCSLSRCTSFNAHTVKTFFDNLGAALRRSECFGDGSRIWNLDETGTSTVVNKSAKVIAEKGSKGVNNVTAGERGTLVTTCCFVSASGNTIPPAFVFPRVKFSDHMLINAPPGSLGLTSKSGWMTAEIFPEVIKHFIKHTKTSKEDPTLLIMDNHQSHISIQVIDLAKEYGIMIVTLPPHCSAKLQPLDVSCYAPFKTYYAAAVDSWNKSNPGKALSIYHIAGCVNFAHQKAMTPATIINGFKKTGIYPYNRHIFTEADFLSSSVTDQPSPETEECDLLSQELRATASTSSLNNGQGEDKRTFQSPAQFKGYPKAAPRKNSTRKREPGKSMIITDTPEKIRMMEKKNTAIGKKTSEATKSCRSLFNANVAIDNCEGPHQNSDTTSEGGLSNPLEGNEDILEGFGNKVGTVKVGDYVLIEFSSKKKFYYVGRIIKEARKHNGAEVTYLRKSSKVPNSFFFPHIEDIASVSMKDIKLVLPPPSYRKGTARMKRFISFKISFANLDVR, from the coding sequence ATGACACCAAAATATCAATCCAGATTGATTTTTACAGCTGAACAAGAAAAGTGCTTGGCTGACTATTTGATAACATGCTCAAAACTCTGTTATGGTCAGTCGACTCGTAACACTCGAGAGCTAGCTTATGAAATGGCAGTGGTGAACTCTATACAAGTGCCAAAAAACTGGCATGATGACTCTGCTGCAGGTTTAGACTGGCTACGATTGTTCTTGAAGCGAAATCCAAATTTAAGcattcggcagcctgaaaactgttctctttctcgttgcacatcatttaatgcacacacagtgaaaacattttttgacaatctTGGTGCAGCCTTAAGACGTTCAGAATGTTTTGGTGATGGTTCCAGAATATGGAATCTAGATGAAACTGGTACCTCAACAGTCGTAAATAAGTCTGCCAAGGTGATTGCAGAAAAGGGATCCAAAGGGGTAAATAATGTAACAGCAGGTGAAAGGGGAACTCTAGTTACTACATGCTGTTTTGTGAGTGCATCCGGAAACACCATACCCCCTGCATTTGTTTTCCCAAGGGTCAAGTTCAGTGATCATATGTTGATCAATGCCCCTCCTGGCTCTCTTGGACTGACATCGAAAAGTGGTTGGatgacagcagaaatatttcctgaagttattaagcacttcatcaaacatacaaaaacaagtaaagaagaCCCTACACTGCTAATAATGGATAATCACCAAAGCCATATTAGTATACAAGTAATAGATTTGGCAAAAGAGTATGGCATAATGATTGTGACTCTTCCACCTCATTGCAGTGCCAAATTACAGCCCTTGGATGTTTCCTGTTATGCTCCATTTAAGACCTATTATGCCGCAGCAGTTGATTCCTGGAACAAAAGCAATCCAGGTAAAGCTCTTTCCATCTACCATATTGCAGGATGCGTCAATTTTGCCCATCAAAAGGCTATGACTCCAGCTACtattattaatggattcaaaaaaactggaatatatccATATAATAGGCACATTTTCACCGAGGCAGATTTCTTGAGTAGTTCTGTAACAGACCAGCCTTCTCCTGAAACTGAAGAGTGTGACTTATTGAGCCAAGAATTAAGAGCAACTGCAAGTACTTCCAGTTTAAACAATGGTCAAGGTGAAgataaaagaacttttcaaagtcCTGCTCAGTTCAAGGGCTATCCTAAAGCCGCTCCAAGGAAAAATTCAACCAGGAAAAGAGAACCAGGCAAAAGTATGATCATAACAGACACACCAGAAAAAATCCgtatgatggaaaagaaaaatacagctataggaaaaaaaacttctgaggcAACTAAATCATGCAGAAGTTTATTTAATGCCAATGTTGCCATTGATAACTGTGAGGGGCCCCATCAAAATTCAGACACCACGTCAGAGGGAGGACTTTCAAACCCCTTGGAaggtaatgaggatattttagaaggttttggaaataaagtaggtacagtaaaagttggtgattatgttttgattgagttttcatcgaagaaaaaattctactatgtaggtagaataattaaagaagcaagaaaacacaatggcgctgaagttacatatttacgaaaaagttccaaagtgccaaattcattttttttcccacatATTGAAGATATAGCATCTGTCAGCATGAAAgacattaaattagttttaccaCCTCCTTCTTATCGCAAAGGAACTGCAAGAATGAaaaggtttatttcatttaaaatttcatttgccaatttAGATGTTCGTTAA
- the LOC124161289 gene encoding uncharacterized protein LOC124161289 isoform X1 — protein sequence MRNRIRKSHIGSFTDGEMRAAVHLVLHENYSIRKAAKECNVNYVTLSRYVSKQKKASDEGTGEHVRMTPKYQSRLIFTAEQEKCLADYLITCSKLCYGQSTRNTRELAYEMAVVNSIQVPKNWHDDSAAGLDWLRLFLKRNPNLSIRQPENCSLSRCTSFNAHTVKTFFDNLGAALRRSECFGDGSRIWNLDETGTSTVVNKSAKVIAEKGSKGVNNVTAGERGTLVTTCCFVSASGNTIPPAFVFPRVKFSDHMLINAPPGSLGLTSKSGWMTAEIFPEVIKHFIKHTKTSKEDPTLLIMDNHQSHISIQVIDLAKEYGIMIVTLPPHCSAKLQPLDVSCYAPFKTYYAAAVDSWNKSNPGKALSIYHIAGCVNFAHQKAMTPATIINGFKKTGIYPYNRHIFTEADFLSSSVTDQPSPETEECDLLSQELRATASTSSLNNGQGEDKRTFQSPAQFKGYPKAAPRKNSTRKREPGKSMIITDTPEKIRMMEKKNTAIGKKTSEATKSCRSLFNANVAIDNCEGPHQNSDTTSEGGLSNPLEGNEDILEGFGNKVGTVKVGDYVLIEFSSKKKFYYVGRIIKEARKHNGAEVTYLRKSSKVPNSFFFPHIEDIASVSMKDIKLVLPPPSYRKGTARMKRFISFKISFANLDVR from the exons ATGAGGAATAGAATAAGAAAGAGCCATATTGGATCCTTCACAGATGGTGAAATGCGCGCTGCAGTTCATCTTGTTctgcatgaaaactattcaatcaggaaagcagccaaagaatgtaatgtcaattatgtaacactcagtcg GTATGTGAGTAAGCAAAAAAAGGCTAGTGATGAAGGGACTGGTGAACATGTTCGCATGACACCAAAATATCAATCCAGATTGATTTTTACAGCTGAACAAGAAAAGTGCTTGGCTGACTATTTGATAACATGCTCAAAACTCTGTTATGGTCAGTCGACTCGTAACACTCGAGAGCTAGCTTATGAAATGGCAGTGGTGAACTCTATACAAGTGCCAAAAAACTGGCATGATGACTCTGCTGCAGGTTTAGACTGGCTACGATTGTTCTTGAAGCGAAATCCAAATTTAAGcattcggcagcctgaaaactgttctctttctcgttgcacatcatttaatgcacacacagtgaaaacattttttgacaatctTGGTGCAGCCTTAAGACGTTCAGAATGTTTTGGTGATGGTTCCAGAATATGGAATCTAGATGAAACTGGTACCTCAACAGTCGTAAATAAGTCTGCCAAGGTGATTGCAGAAAAGGGATCCAAAGGGGTAAATAATGTAACAGCAGGTGAAAGGGGAACTCTAGTTACTACATGCTGTTTTGTGAGTGCATCCGGAAACACCATACCCCCTGCATTTGTTTTCCCAAGGGTCAAGTTCAGTGATCATATGTTGATCAATGCCCCTCCTGGCTCTCTTGGACTGACATCGAAAAGTGGTTGGatgacagcagaaatatttcctgaagttattaagcacttcatcaaacatacaaaaacaagtaaagaagaCCCTACACTGCTAATAATGGATAATCACCAAAGCCATATTAGTATACAAGTAATAGATTTGGCAAAAGAGTATGGCATAATGATTGTGACTCTTCCACCTCATTGCAGTGCCAAATTACAGCCCTTGGATGTTTCCTGTTATGCTCCATTTAAGACCTATTATGCCGCAGCAGTTGATTCCTGGAACAAAAGCAATCCAGGTAAAGCTCTTTCCATCTACCATATTGCAGGATGCGTCAATTTTGCCCATCAAAAGGCTATGACTCCAGCTACtattattaatggattcaaaaaaactggaatatatccATATAATAGGCACATTTTCACCGAGGCAGATTTCTTGAGTAGTTCTGTAACAGACCAGCCTTCTCCTGAAACTGAAGAGTGTGACTTATTGAGCCAAGAATTAAGAGCAACTGCAAGTACTTCCAGTTTAAACAATGGTCAAGGTGAAgataaaagaacttttcaaagtcCTGCTCAGTTCAAGGGCTATCCTAAAGCCGCTCCAAGGAAAAATTCAACCAGGAAAAGAGAACCAGGCAAAAGTATGATCATAACAGACACACCAGAAAAAATCCgtatgatggaaaagaaaaatacagctataggaaaaaaaacttctgaggcAACTAAATCATGCAGAAGTTTATTTAATGCCAATGTTGCCATTGATAACTGTGAGGGGCCCCATCAAAATTCAGACACCACGTCAGAGGGAGGACTTTCAAACCCCTTGGAaggtaatgaggatattttagaaggttttggaaataaagtaggtacagtaaaagttggtgattatgttttgattgagttttcatcgaagaaaaaattctactatgtaggtagaataattaaagaagcaagaaaacacaatggcgctgaagttacatatttacgaaaaagttccaaagtgccaaattcattttttttcccacatATTGAAGATATAGCATCTGTCAGCATGAAAgacattaaattagttttaccaCCTCCTTCTTATCGCAAAGGAACTGCAAGAATGAaaaggtttatttcatttaaaatttcatttgccaatttAGATGTTCGTTAA